Genomic DNA from Alistipes indistinctus YIT 12060:
GATGTGGCGCATCATCCGGTCGCCGATCCCCAGCATACTCATCTTCGAGAGGCGAAGCTTCAGCGACGACGAGGGCAGCATCATGCCGAACATCCGGCCAAAGATATCCTTTTTTACCTTAGGTTTCGCTGTTTTCTTAATCACGTTCAGTCCCCAGAAGGTAAAGAATATCGACACTTTCTGTCCGGTGGTTGCCGCGCCGTTGGCCAGCACGAAGGTCGCCAGCGCCTTGTCCAGGTCGTCGCTAAACATGATCAGCGTTTTGGCCCTGCCACCACCCGCAGCCAGAACCGTGCACGTATCGGACGAACCTTTCTCTATGACCACTGTATATTTCCCTTTATCTTCTGATTTGTATACCAATCGGTTGCCAGTTGTATTACACCACGCCTGCGCATCACGCGAGAACCCGGCGTCAGTAGCGACCATTTCGATCCGTTCGCCCTCCGAGATCGAATCTATCGCCTGCTTGATCTTCATAACCGGCCCGGGGCACTGCAACCCGCAGGCGTCGATTCGCACCGTTTTGACCTGCCCGTCCACACGCCGGGTATCCACGCCGGTCGTGCAGCAAGTGTCCACAGGAGCCATTGTGTTCACTATCGGCGCAGTCGCCGTAGCATAGGTTTTGTAGCCGCCCGACAGGTTTTTGACACGGTTAAACCCGTGCCCCATCAGTATCTTCAGCGCCAGATAACCCCGTAATCCGATCGCGCAATAGATATAAATATCTTTGTCGTGCGGCAACTCGTCGATCCGGCCGCGAAGTTCATCGAGTGGAATATTCACCGCTCCGGGAATTGCACCGAAGGTAAACTCCTCCCGGGTACGCACATCCAGAAACAGCGTATCGGTGCGATCCGCTTCCGATATTTGCCTCCATGTCACCACAGGCATCGCTCCGCTGATGATATTGCCTGCCACATAACCAGCAATGGCAATCGGATCTTTAGCAGAGGAGAAAGGCGGAGCATAAGTGTGCTCGATTTTCTGCAGGTCATACACCGTGCCGCCACGCTTAATGAGCAGTGCGATCTGGTCGATGCGCTTATCCACCCCGTCGTAACCCACGCACTGGGCACCGTAAAGTTTGCCGTTCGCGGGATCGAAGGTCAGTTTGAGGGTCAGCGGCAGCGCATCGGGATAATACCCGGCATGCGAGGCCGAATGGGTGGTCGAACTGATATAGGGAATGCCGGACTGTTTGAGCCGTTTGGCGGCCAGGCCCGTAGAAGCCACCGTAATATCGAACACCTTGGCGATCGAAGTGCCTATTGCACCCTCGTATTTCGTCGTGTTACCGAACACCATGTTGTCCGCCACGATGCGCCCTTGACGATTGGCCGGATTAGCCAGATAGTTCAACCACGACTTGCCTGTCAGCGGATGTGGGAATTCGATGGCGTCGCCTACGGCATAAACGTCTGCCGCGGAGGTCTGCAAATAGTCGTCCACCCAGATCCCGCCCGCATCGCCGATTCTGAGGCCGGCCACTTTGGCTAATGTGATTTCGGGACGCACACCTATCGAAAGGATCACAAGATCGGTTACGATACTCCCACCGTGCGCAAAAAAAACTTCGATATTATTACCACTGCGTTCGAACCGCTCGACGCTCTGCCCCAGAAAGAGGCGAACCCCTTTCTGCAATAAATGTTGATGTACATGCGAAGCAATCGAAAAATCGACAGGGGCCATTACCTGGTTCCCCATCTCCACAACCGATACCTCTGCTCCTGCGTGATGCAGGTTTTCAGCCATCTCCAATCCGATAAATCCCGCGCCCACGATAACGGCGCTCTTTATCTTGTGCGAGGCAATATAGCTTTTGATGCGGTCGGTGTCATCAACGTTGCGCAACGTAAAAACGCCTTCGGAGTCGATACCCTCCAGCGGCGGTCTCACGGGCGTAGCTCCCGGCGACAGTAGTAGCTTATCGAAACTTTCCGCATACGTCGATCCGTCCGCACGGCGAACCTCGACTCTCTTTGCTATGGTGTCGATACCCACAACTTCGTTCTCCACCCGCACATCGATGTTAAAGCGCCCACCGAACGAAGCCGGGGTCTGCACAAAGAGTTTTTCCCG
This window encodes:
- a CDS encoding DsrE/DsrF/DrsH-like family protein, producing the protein MKHIIVGGVAGGATAAARIRRADEQAEIILFEKGKYISYANCGLPYYIGGAITEREKLFVQTPASFGGRFNIDVRVENEVVGIDTIAKRVEVRRADGSTYAESFDKLLLSPGATPVRPPLEGIDSEGVFTLRNVDDTDRIKSYIASHKIKSAVIVGAGFIGLEMAENLHHAGAEVSVVEMGNQVMAPVDFSIASHVHQHLLQKGVRLFLGQSVERFERSGNNIEVFFAHGGSIVTDLVILSIGVRPEITLAKVAGLRIGDAGGIWVDDYLQTSAADVYAVGDAIEFPHPLTGKSWLNYLANPANRQGRIVADNMVFGNTTKYEGAIGTSIAKVFDITVASTGLAAKRLKQSGIPYISSTTHSASHAGYYPDALPLTLKLTFDPANGKLYGAQCVGYDGVDKRIDQIALLIKRGGTVYDLQKIEHTYAPPFSSAKDPIAIAGYVAGNIISGAMPVVTWRQISEADRTDTLFLDVRTREEFTFGAIPGAVNIPLDELRGRIDELPHDKDIYIYCAIGLRGYLALKILMGHGFNRVKNLSGGYKTYATATAPIVNTMAPVDTCCTTGVDTRRVDGQVKTVRIDACGLQCPGPVMKIKQAIDSISEGERIEMVATDAGFSRDAQAWCNTTGNRLVYKSEDKGKYTVVIEKGSSDTCTVLAAGGGRAKTLIMFSDDLDKALATFVLANGAATTGQKVSIFFTFWGLNVIKKTAKPKVKKDIFGRMFGMMLPSSSLKLRLSKMSMLGIGDRMMRHIMKNKGIDSLESLRQQAIDSGVEFIACQMSMDVMGVKREELLDDVTVGGVATYMERAEEANVNLFI